One Euleptes europaea isolate rEulEur1 chromosome 16, rEulEur1.hap1, whole genome shotgun sequence genomic window, aaaatggaaagcagagaaatacccagatttaaATGAATGGGTTAACAAATGAACAGAATACGCGACTATGGAAAAAttgacatcttttatacataataggcCAATCACAGAATTTCAGGAAATTTAACTATGTAGCTAGAAATTTTTAATGGAACTGAATTAAATGTAGGTAAAATAAAAGAGCTTTAGGTAACAAGCAAGCAATAAATGTGCTAACCGATATGGAACAATACGTTATAAACAAGGAGCAATGAAATTGACAATAGAATTGATGTTTTGAATGACAAGTATATTGTTATATTAagtttatgttttaatgtgtttgtggttgttaaaataaaataaaatttaaaagaagaaaaaagaaaaataagaagtaGCCTAAACTATGATAGAGATCTGTTTATCCTGGTGTACAACTCAGTATGTGCATTAAGGTTGTCCTaacattttatatttaaaatgaataaaccACCTTGAAAAGTATACTTCTAAACTGTTGGTTGACCGTCTGTGTGCTCATAAAGGAAGTATGCACACTAGACTTGTGTAGATTAGAACACCAAGTCACTGTTTACAACTATGGCCAACCACAGGTAAAACAAAACACGATCCATTCTAAGGAAGTCTTTCATATATCATCATCTGACATTACTAATAATTGTATTTAACCTTGGAAGGTTGTACTGGTAACTATGGGAAGATAATGGATGTTCAAACCACGGGAGCTGGACTTAGAACTGCAACAGCAGAAGGCCTGAAATCTGGAGGTAAGATCCCTTACAGTTGTTTATAGAGCTGGGGATCTTGTCTAGCAGGAGCAGCTCTGCTCTAGAGGGGGAACTTTCCGTCCACTGAGCACCCATGGGAGCCTGTGTGTTCCCTTAAATTGTTCCTCCAAGAGCCAGTGAACCCCAAGGAACAACACTCTGTATAAAGTGTGggtctgctgtgggaggggaattGTAACCCCCCTTTTGTGAACAAAGGCACCTTCTTCAAGCAGAAAAGATCAAGATTTAAGCTAATGCCTATTCCACACTAGGTCCAACAAAGGACAGACAGACAATTGAGAAAATATGGGCATATAATAAAACGGTGGAAAAAAATATTGGACAAAACAGTAACCCAACAATTTTTTACATCATTGGATATCAAGAAAAGAGTTGCTTCCTTTGTGGGACATTAAGGACTACTCTTCACGGTACAGCTGTCCATGGTGCTGTCAGAGCATATGCTACTGATAATCAAAATGTACCCTTCCCTTAaccaggggtggactggccatttagctttcagggaaatttcccagtgggccattgctctggagggccactgGTGGTCAGATGTCAGCACGGCCAAGCCCCAGGAATTTCAGCTAGCTTCTTGGGGCTACTTGCCTCAGATCATTAGCAACAGTAATTGGTGTCAGCTCATCCATTGTATCCTGTACTGCTGTAGTTTCAAAGAGGAAGCAACAGATGTGCCAATACCCATTGCTGGAAGTGTGGGGCTGGATGGCCCCCCTGCAGCCCTGGTTTGTAGAGCCACAAGGGCTGCTCAGTTTGGCTTGTACCcggccattttaacttcccagtccactcctgcCTTTATCTCAGTGGATATTTACATGCTAGAGCTACACATTCTCTGGGTGAGGTTGACACTGGTGTAGAGTCAGGTGGGGTTTTGCATAGTCATGGTAATgcatagctcagcccttaggtgGCCATTTTGAGGTAACATTATCACAggatgatttttattttttacaaaatgatattTTTACCATTAGCCTACTTTATCTTGGATACATCCGCAACACAGCACAAAAGAGCTACCTGTAGAAAAGACATGAATAGCACTGGATTTTCCTTCACACTGTCCATCAAAGCCCCACAGTATCAGCTGTCATTTGACTGGGATGAACTCTTAATTTGGGAGCATTAACTTTTTTGTGAATATCTAATCTAAAGCTTGACTTGTGCTTGTAATGTTTCTTGAGCTTATGCTATTGAAATGTACTTTTCATATACTTGaaacaaatgtttaaaaatgctATTTTCGTTTTGCATAAGGAACTCAATCTTCAGGCATTATTGCAGAGAGAGACCTAAAGAATATGAACAAATATAAAGCAAAGATTTTAGATGTCAGTAAAAAAACAGGCATTGAGGCAGCTGTGATTGCTGGTATAATCTCTCGAGAATCTCATGCTGGAGCTGTCCTGAAGAATGGCTGGGGTGACGGTGGAAATGGATTTGGCTTGATGCAGGTAAAGGCTTTATATCTGatgtaaatatatacataagGCCCACTACTTATCCACAGAGAGAAGccaagagttgttgtttttttaatcaagcaCCAGCATTGAAAGTTGGGTGTTCCGTGGGGGAGGGACTATGACAATCCGCACTTTGCCGGTGACTTCTTCATTGCAAGGAAATGCTGAGGACTGCCATGAgatctggcaaaccaccccccatGCATAAGGGATTTGAAGCCTCGCATTTGCAAACTGTGCACCAGGAGACACCAAtttcccaagcataaatgaccaaagctTCACATAGATGCACTTTCTTACATTCCTCCTTTATTACCTTGCTTTGCTCTGTCCTTTCTCTTTGTAATCTCTTCTTTGCAGGATCTTGCATTTTTCATCTTATCACTTTATAAAAGGGAAGTATATTGATGGCACTGTGTAAAATAATCTTTGCAGAGTTAGTAAAATGCTGTCATGTTTCTTCTAGGTTGATAAAAGATTCCATAAATTAATTGGCACATGGGATAGTGCGGATCATATGACTCAGGGTACCCAGATTCTCTGTGGCATGATAAATGGTGTTGCTAAAAAATTTCCGCGATGGACCAAAGCACAGCAGCTCAAAGGTATGAAATTACCAACTCAAAATGCTCTGTACAAATTGGAGCCTCCTTCCCTTGTTGACTTTCCCTTCCCAGAACCAtccctgaggtagggttgcccacctccaggtggtggccggagatctcccgcaattacatctgatctccaggcgacagagatcagttcacctggagaaaatggccactttggaaggtggactctatggcattgaagtccctcctctccccaaaccctgcacccctcaggatccacccccagtatctccaggtatttcccaacccagagctagcaaccctacccctaggCCACATCCTAGACGACCTTGAAGGTCCTCCAGTTTCATGGAAGGAGCATAGGGCTGCATCAGGAAATATAATACGGGAAGcaaggctgccagctccgggttgggaaatacctggagattttaggggagaagcctgaggagggtggggtttggggaagggaggaatttcaatggggtataatgccatagaatctaccttccaaagtgaccattttctccaggtgaactgatctctgttgcctggagatcagatgtaatagcgggagatctctcgCCACAAGCTGGAGGTTGACAACGCTAATGGAAAGACTTCATTCCCTGAGTGAAACCTGCTTAGTGTGTTGGATCCAACATCTAGTGCTATACATTGCCTTTACAAATGGGCCTTCTGGGTCTACATTGTAATGCTTAACATATCTCCTCCATTTCAGGGAGAATGCATATTAAAGAATGCTTTTAATATGACTTTCTGTCATATTTTTCTAATCTCCAATTCCAGGAAGTAGAAGCGTTGAGATTATTGATTAATCTATTAATTCAGATTACCATTGTTAAACAGATAGGACATGTATATTAATGAATGCTTTCAATAACACTTTTTGTTTTACTGTAATTTTAGGTGGAATTTCAGCCTACAACGCAGGACTTCGTAATGTTCAAACCTATGATGGAATGGATGTCGGCACAACAGGCAATGATTATGCCAATGATGTTGCTGCAAGAGCCCAGTTTTACAAGCGAAACGGATACTAATAATGGTTTTAATTTCTTGTTTGACCACTTCTAAGAAATAATTTACAACAGTGTACATCTATCCATAAGAATACCCTTTCTCTTCCTTAGTTGTTAAAGCTTTTACAGAAAATATAGAAAGCATTTGTCTTGCAGCAGAATCATATTAATCTgaatgctttaaatggctttcaGTCATAGTGGCAGTTTAAGCATGTTTACTACTTAAAAGTTTTCAAAGTGGTGCAAATATTAGTGGAACCACCTTGAACGAATTAATTCCAATTTTACTCTAAGGCTGATTTTTAATCAGCattaattatttttcaaattcaGACTTTTTTTCCATGCTACTTTAATTTTTAGTACATTTAGGTGTTCATGTGATGCAATGGGTTACAGACCAGGTTGTGAAGGAGGAATCCTGGTAAAATCTTCCCTCTGCTACCAATTCATTAGGGTGGCCTTAGACAAGCCACTATTCTCTCACTATTCTCTGTCTTcctatgcaatcctatgcagaagtaCACtcgtctaaacccattgattgcaatgggcttagtctggagtaactctgcctaggattacaCCATTACagagcaaccctaaacaggtctactcaaaatcctgctcagatctattcaatgaggttttctcccaggaaagtgtgcttagaattgcactttgTCACCCTTGCAGAGTTTTGTAAGGATTGTTGCAGTGATGTACACAAGACATACATTTGAGATTAATTGTCTCATGCACCATACTAGGTAGGACAGAAGGAATTTCACTGAGCATGGCAGAGATGACCCAGAACATCAAAACCCTGAAATTTTTTATATAATTACTCTAGTCAGGTCACTTAGCATTATTACCATGTATTAGGGGGAAATAAAAATGTTGCCGTTGTTTACAATATCATTAACTTTGTTTTTGTCCTGGCAAGCTACCAGTTAATCTACAAACTGAATATCCATATATACATCCTATGTAAAATACATAAACACCAGAAAATAAAATCTGTAAATTTGCTGTGGTCTTCATGTCTACTGATTGAAGCCAGACAAAAAGATGTGAAAAGGTTCACAAGCAGATTGCCAAATATGAGGGATAGACAGCACAATTCGAGTGATATTGCCTCTATAAGCCCCGGTTCTATTTCTGCTTATATGGCAGTGACCTCTGCCCTTCCATGCATTTGTCCATTCCTTTTGAAAGTCACCTATACGAATAGTTTTCAACATTGAATGGCAATAAAGCTGTAACACATGAATTTTCAAAATTTTGCGAAGTACTTCATTTTGTCTCCTCTAAATGTGCTATCAGTCACGTAACTGGATGAGTGTGAGACTTGTGAAAGAATTTCTAATTGCATACACCACAATCATATTATTATACTTTTGTTTTTCTCTGTACCAGAATGTTCTGactggttaaaaaaagaaaatgcttcaaCACTTCATACTTTTCATTGCTCGTTCAGTGTGTCATAAATTCAGAGGTACTTTAAATAAGAAATGAGCAAGAGGACCACATGATTTTTAGTTTACTTCACCATTCATGTAATGTTTATTAAGGAAAAATAAAGGACAAATCAGAAGAACAGAAGGACAAACATCCATACACACATCAGACCATCAAGCTCAGCTACTCATGCTGGGATTGGCCAGACCTATGCATGAGTTCCTGGAGAAAGGTAGTCTGTTACTTGCCTTGTAGCCTCTGAACAAAATCTTGTGATTTGAAGAATGTCAATTTGAAGAAAATGTTGCGATGTACAGGGTTATTCCATACGAGTCAGAGAATAGTTCCAAGAGAAATAGATACTGGGTATCCAGATGGAGCaggcaacatgggggggggggtgtaactgGTGCACCAACTGTGGAGGTAGGATCCTCCTTGCTTCATATTCCATGATCCTTATGTAGAGTTTCAAGGTCTTTGTGTTCAAGAACTCCCCCTTTTCAACTGATTCAACCAGCTTAACTTGGTTCACCACCTCATGTTGGCCCCTAAGCCCTTTAGCTCTACTGCTTTTAGCCTTCTGGCCTGTTTGGTCTTCCGTCACAATTGATCAACATTGCTGATTTTAGCCATCTGGCCATAATTTTCCCCAGTGTGTAggcttgcaaacctccaggtggtggctggagatctcctgctattacaactgatccccaggcgatagagatcagttcacctggagaaaacggccactttggaaggtggattctatgacattatatcccatcaaagtccctccccaaaccccatccctctcaggctccaccccccaaatctccaggtatttcccaacccagagctggcaaccctaccagtgtgcCTGCTGCTGCTCATACTGGTACACACATACAATTGCTGCTAGATGCTAGTCCAGACCCTATTGTACTGTTCTTTGGATGCCCCATCCAGTTGATTATAccctatgtaatccaccttgagtctcagcaaggaaGGCGAACTATTGATAACCTAATAATAATTTTGctgagatcagtgggctgcagtagaaGTGGGAAGGAAACAAAGTTCCATTCTACTGATAGAAGTGCCTCCTGTCAACAGAAAATATGGTCTGGTTACAGATGTGCATATCTCAAAGAATTTACTTGCCCTCCATTTTCCATGACCCTGAAGAAAGTGTGTGCTCAAGGCACAGGTTCTGATACTGCACATGACTCTGTTGTAGCAGGTGATGGTTGTAAGTTAGCCTTGGTGAAGTGCTTCAAGATGAAGGTTTTAAATAGAATATGCCTTCGATCCTGCCTTTGACAGCCTGGttcccttatgtgtgtgtgtaaagtgccttcaagttgcagccgacttatggcgaccacttttgggattttcatggccagagactaacagaggtggtttgccagtgccttcctctgcacagcaaccctggtattccttggtggtctcccatccaaatactaaccaataGCTAAATTCTACTTCTGTCTTGCTAGGACAACAAAGGCAAAGTGGTTACTAAGTCCTTGGATGCTCCCTGGAGTAAATTACTGTTTGATCAATGGTCAGCCCACCCGAATTCCATTCAGCAAACGTTTCCTTTCTACAACCATAGTGCAGCtttatttttttgatttttttaacttcttaaaaaaaaactcccattgttttccttcctctccctgcaatgtTCCAAGTGGCAGGAGAGCAAATGGAGGGCTAGAAAGGATtaggaaggaaaggggaggtgCTGGGAGCGCTTAGCAGACGCCGCCTTTCCCTCATTTTTACTAGCCAAGCTTCAGAAGCTTTGATTTTGAACGTCTGCATGGGTTCTGAGATGAACATACCACTGCTGTTTTCATAAACTACTTTTAATTGGGCTTGAATACAAGAAAAAGGAGCAAAAGTCATCGCTGCAGCGCAGAGAGCAAAGGTAAGAAACCCTGGCAGACAGGAACAGTGAACGAAGAAGCAAATAATCTGTTTGCTCCTTCTGTATACTCTGTGAGAGAGTGAATGGgaggtgcacacacaaaaatagcaCCTGTCagggtgagtgtgtgtgaatgGGTGCTAGTAATTCTGGATAGTTGTTGCAAGCTCAGTAAAATGTGTTAACATTTTGGCTCTTCCTTGCTTCATCAGGGATATCTAAGAGCCGAAAGGACTGTGAAGAAAGTACCACTTTTGCAGCTTCACCTTAAATCGTGCTTTTCTTTGCTTTTGTACTTACATTTTGCTAATATTTTACAATATTTGCTTCATTGTTCTACTTTCTGTAGACTTGAGTCAAGCATAAAGTTAGAACACAGAATTAAATGTAGTTCCCTCTCctggtaagattttttttaaacacagagaTCTTTAGGCAGAAGTTCAGCCCCTTTTGACTGATGAAAAATCGTCCCGTCAGTAACCTGACATGAGAAGAACAGAAACTATGCAACGCTGGCTACAGCCCAGTATTGTGCAACTTTCTAAATTCCCCACCCAAGACATCAGTAAGCCAATAGCTGGCAACCAGAAAAGAAACTCATTTTGAAAATGAAACTAAAAgctaacccttcttcttctttcatactTAAAAGCACTGAAGGAGATTAGAAACAACAAGGAACCATGGCAGGTATGTCTTTTATTTTCAGTCTTGTTTACGGATCTGAAGGAACAGGTCCAGGTATGCTATACATTAATCTTCCACATCTTAATTAGCAATTGTTTCTCATCTCCTCAAAATGTAAGCATCTTACATCCCCCTTAAAAGAAGAAGCAGTTTAGCTATATAATagtgataggcttgccaggtccctctttgccaccggtgggaggttttgggggcggagcctgaggagggcgtggtttggtgagaggagggacttcaatgccatagagtctaatggccaaagcggccattttctccaggtgaactgatctctacaggctggagatcggttgtaatagcagatttccagctagtacctggaggttggcaaccctagatagggaTAGGTTtcgtcccccctcccctgccagtggctagtttcttgtagggttgtcaggttccctcttcgccaccggcggaaggtttttggggtggagcctgaggaggggtttggggagggactgcaatgccatagagtccaattgacaaagtgcccattttctccaggtgaactgatctctatcgtctggagatcagtgcaatagcaggaaatctccagctatgacctggaggttggcaaccttagtttcctGGGGTACAACTCAGTACGTGAATTAATAttgccccaatttttttttacttcaagtTAAGAAACTGTTTTGAAAAGTACACTTCTCAACTGTTGCTTGACCTCCTATGTGCCAGTAAAGGAAGTGTGCACACCGGCCTTGCACAGATCAGGACACTTGGCCATTGTTTGTAAGTGTGGCCAAACACTGATAAAGCAAAATTCCACTCTATGGAAGTATCTAATATATTATTATCTGAGATTGGCTCCTCACAAACTGTGGGGGGGTGACTTGCAGGGACTGTGAGGAGCTATATAACCAATGAGGTTATCGttggggagagaaaagcaggagagCCCCAACAGGAAAAGATGGACCCAGGTGAAGATTCAATTGGCTTCCCTCCCAGTCTGAGGCCTAACAGTTGTGGAGGGTGCATTTGGTACACCCTCTGGTAGTCTCATCTcagaggaggctgacatggaaccTTTGATCATTGACCTGCCAGCCACAGATCTTAGGAAGACCTTCCCTTCATGCTGCTAGCTCTGGCCCACTTCCTCACATGCATTTTTTATTACTTTGTTTAATGtgagtgctttcacacatgctgaataatgcactttcaatccactttcaatgcactttaacaagcatttgcaagtggattttgctatttcacacagtaaaatccagctgcaaagtgcactgaaagtgcattatttcgtatgtgtgaaagtgcattatttcgcatgtgtgaaagtgcattatttcgcatgtgtgaaagtgccctgtgtgtgggttttgtgttgttttttactgATGTAAGATGCATAGAGTCCTTTATGGTGAAAAAGCAAgatctataaataaaataattgcacTTATTCCTGGCAGAGTCTTGTTATGGCAACATAATGAATGTTGAAACTACTGGGGCTTCTCTTGGAACTGCGAGAGCTGAAAGCCTGAATTATGGTGGTAAGATGATTCCTCGCAGTTGTTTATAGAGTTGAGGGTAGATCGTATCTTGCACACATGGCACTGCACTAAATGAATGGGAACTTTACTTCCTCCTACTGCCCACAGTAGCATTCTGTGTCCCCATAAAGCTAGCGGAATAGCTGCAAATGCACCTGCAGGCAGAACTGTCTCCTGAAAACAACAGGAGATTGGGATATAAGCCAATATGTATTTCCACACTgagtctgaaaaaaaaaattacagttagTAAAACACTAGCATGTAATAAAAGTTGTGGAAAAATACATCATTCATTGTATATCAAGAACAGGGTTACTTACTTTACAGAAACTTAAAAGCTGCTTTTTATGTTACAGCTATCCTGGGAATCACTTGCTTGTGGATGCTGGAGTGTGGTCTGCTTATAACCAATACTTACCACCTTATTGACATACAATCAATGTTTGGGTTAAAAACAACAGCCCTCATTTTTTTCTTGTTGACAAGAAACAAAAAGAGCGCTTTCACACATAGCTTTCACACATattgaataatacactttcaatccactttaatgattgtttgcaagtgggttttatcatttcacacagtaaaatccagctgtaaagtgccttgaaagtggattgaaagtgcagtattcaacatgtgtgaaagcgccctagaGTTCTTAAGAGAGGCAGAATCAGCTAGTTGGGAGCTACTGTGTGTAATGACCCCAGTACTCTTTAACCGGTATGCAAAACCTTTGGCTGAGATCATCAGGAGCTTTGGAATGAgttatcaatatgcagatgacatccagCTTTAGACCTCATTATCTAAGCTTCCAGAGGCTGCTGTGAAAGTCCTGGCCCAGTCTCTTAAGGCCGTGTCCAAGTGAATGAGGAAAAAAAACTGAggcttaatccagacaagatggaattGATGCTGGTGGGGGAAGGCAGATTGTTTGGCTGTTACCAAGTTACCAGCCTTAGATGGCGTCTAGCTCTCTTTATTAGATCAACGTTGGTCTTGCAACAGTTGTCAATGGATAAAGGGGTTGGTGCTGTGCTAGGAGCGCTTTTAATTAAATCTAGCTCATAAACTGTCTCCTTACTTAGACTCTGCCAACGTAGCCATGCTGATCTACACTACCATAACCTCCATATTGGACAACTGTAATGAAGTATATGTGGGAATGCCTTTGAAGGCAGCTCAGATGTTTCAGCTGGTACAAATTGCAGCAATTGTCCAGAATCAGTTGTCTGGAACATGAAACTCCACTGCTGCATCAATTGCAGTGGTAAATTATTTACTTCCAGGCCCAGTTCAAACCACTACTTATTACCTTGAAAGCACTTCAGAGGCTAGGGCCCTCATACTTCTATCTCCCACATATAATCCCACATGCCAACTGTGTTCTTCAGAAAGCCTTCtgctaatgcaggggtgtcaaacatatggcccatgggccggacccagccctttgagagctcttatgcggcccacaagccagccgaggcagccaccaccaccaccaccccagtcccgatttgggctggcgaggcatggcacggcccaaccaagtggcatttacgtCATATCCAACCCTCATAACAATTTATTCCTTTGCCACTGGTTTAAATCATTAGTCAGTAAGACTAAatttaaataatggttttctacataaagacttgtggagtattttgctcaaaaggtttcactttaatttttactgcttgcccctccctcctcacactgagctccttgtgcagatctattctactccaaacatttatatcatatccggccctcgtttcaattgagttcgacatccgTGTGCTAAtgtttcctcctttaaaaattaTCTGTCTGGCACCAGTCAAGGCAGCATGAGAGGTCCAGTTGCAGAAACAGACTCCATGTTTACAGCCACTGTTGATATTCTTTCAGTGTTCCTCCAAGGCCCTCAGTACCATCTGTCTTGACCGGGATGGACTCCCTCACTTTGGGGAAACTAGTTTTTTATGGACATCTAAAGCTTGATGTGGGCTTGAAATGTCACTTTATATGCAATTTAAACGCATGTTTAAAATATTCACTTCTCTTGGCACCAGGAGCCCAAGCTTCAGAAACTATTGCAGCCAGAGACCTAAAAAATATGGAGAAGTATAAAGGAACAATTCAGAGTGTCAGTGAAAGCACAGGCATTGATGGAGCTGTGATTGCTGGTATAATGTCTCGAGAATCTCATGCTGGAACCATCCTGGACAATGGCTGGGGGGACCACGGAAATGGATTTGGCTTGATGCAGGTAAAGGTTTTTAATTTGAGGTAAATGCACAGGCCATAAGGCCTTCTACTCACCCACTCCATATAATGGTTTtaggaagccccgtggcgcagagtggtaagctgcagtactgcagtccaagctctgctcacgacctgagttcgatcccaacggaagttggtttcaggtagccggctcaaggttgactcagccttccatcctttcaagtttggtaaaatgaggacccagcttgctgggggtaaagggaagatgactggggaaggcactggcaaaccaccccgtaaacaaagtctgtctagtaaacatcgggatgtgacgtcaccccatgggtcaggaatgacctggtgcttgcacaggagacctttactcTGGAGTTTTAAGGGGCAAATTATTCCAACCAAGTCAAAGCTTGGTGTAGATGTATGTGTTCACATTCCTCACTTATTACCTTGCTTCGCTCTGGACTCCCTTCTTTGTAATCTCCTCTCAGCAGGAACTTGTATTTTCCTTCTTATTACTTTATAAAGGGGTTGTACACTGGTAGCCTGGTATAAAATAATAATCTTGGCAGAATTAGTGAAAATGCATTCTTGTTTCTTCTAGGTTGATAAAAGATACCATAAAATAGATGGTGCATGGGATAGTAAGGCACATATTACTCAGGGTGCCAACATTCTGTGCGGCATGATAGATGGTGTTGCAAAGAAGTTTCCACAATGGACCAAGGAACAACAGCTCAAAGGTATGAAATTACCAGCCCTGAAATGTAACTTGTTGCCTACAAGGATCCTCTGGCCCTTGTTTACTTTCCTTCCTTTACAGCCAGCCCCTAGAACACATCTCAGACAGTCATGAAGGATCCTCCAATTTGATGGAGGGTACATGGAGCGGTGGCCGGAAGAATATGAGAGAACATTATTCCATGAGCAGCCCCTCTGCTCACTTAGTTGATTCTACTGCATAGCGTGCAAAACACTGCCTTGAAAATGGGCCTTCCGTGACTAATCTCCATTTCCAGGAAGTAGAAGCGTTGAGATTATTGATTAATCTGTTAATTCAGATTACTGTTGTTAAACAGATAGGGCATATATATTAATGAATGCTTTCACTAAAAAATTTACTGTACTTTTAGGCGGAATTTCAGCCTACAATGCAGGACTTCGCAATGTTCAAACCTATGACGGAATGGA contains:
- the LOC130488284 gene encoding lysozyme g-like → MAESCYGNIMNVETTGASLGTARAESLNYGGAQASETIAARDLKNMEKYKGTIQSVSESTGIDGAVIAGIMSRESHAGTILDNGWGDHGNGFGLMQVDKRYHKIDGAWDSKAHITQGANILCGMIDGVAKKFPQWTKEQQLKGGISAYNAGLRNVQTYDGMDIGTTGNDYANDVAARAQFYKKHGY